From the genome of Lotus japonicus ecotype B-129 chromosome 6, LjGifu_v1.2, one region includes:
- the LOC130724514 gene encoding protein ETHYLENE INSENSITIVE 3-like, whose translation MMMMFDDIGLSGDLDMLSGPLGEGDITARQSEPEVIVEDDYSDEEIDVDELEKRMWRDKMRLKRLKEQTKPKEGIDAAKQRQSQEQARRKKMSRAQDGILKYMLKMMEVCKAQGFVYGIIPEKGKPVTGASDNLREWWKDKVRFDRNGPAAIAKYEADNAIPGKNDGCNSIGPTPHTLQELQDTTLGSLLSALMQHCDPPQRRFPLEKGVPPPWWPTGNEEWWPQIGIPKDQGPPPYKKPHDLKKAWKVGVLTAVIKHMSPDIAKIRKLVRQSKCLQDKMTAKESATWLAIINQEESLARELYPDYCPPLASAGGRGSLNPIDCNEYDVEGAEDEQNFDVEDMKPENLHASNLGMDRMRVRLPLQQPSFAIKGEAVTNLDFMRKRKISSDFDMMMDQKIYTCEHLQCPYGEVRLGFQDRTSRDNHQLNCPYRGASSNYGGPNFHVNEAKPVIFPQSFVQPKSTAQSVNLVPPSIDLTGLGVPEDGQKMIGDLMSVYDTNVQGSKNLSSSNRVVAAENPNVPQPSIQQQQGIQQQQGSFFRGHSVIMEGNFFEEANISTNHHMFAREENQFDRFKALNSPFEAPHQSSNNNFHLMFGSPCDLASFDFKEDMQQGVGMEAHQKQPDISIWYQ comes from the coding sequence atgatgatgatgtttgaTGATATTGGGCTATCTGGTGATTTGGATATGTTATCTGGCCCCCTCGGAGAAGGGGATATTACCGCCCGGCAATCTGAGCCAGAGGTGATAGTTGAGGATGATTATAGTGATGAAGAAATCGATGTGGACGAGCTTGAGAAGAGGATGTGGAGGGATAAAATGCGTCTTAAGCGATTGAAGGAACAAACTAAACCTAAGGAAGGAATTGATGCTGCGAAGCAGAGGCAGTCCCAAGAGCAGGCGAGGAGGAAAAAGATGTCAAGGGCTCAAGATGGAATCCTGAAGTACATGCTGAAAATGATGGAGGTTTGTAAGGCCCAAGGGTTTGTATATGGGATAATTCCCGAGAAGGGAAAGCCCGTGACCGGGGCATCTGATAATCTTCGTGAATGGTGGAAGGATAAAGTTAGGTTTGATCGCAACGGTCCAGCTGCCATAGCCAAGTATGAAGCAGATAACGCAATCCCAGGGAAGAATGACGGATGCAATTCTATCGGTCCGACTCCACACACCTTGCAAGAGCTACAGGACACAACCTTGGGTTCTCTCTTGTCAGCACTCATGCAACACTGTGATCCCCCTCAGAGGCGGTTTCCATTGGAGAAGGGTGTTCCTCCGCCATGGTGGCCCACAGGGAACGAAGAATGGTGGCCGCAGATTGGAATACCTAAAGATCAAGGTCCTCCACCTTACAAGAAACCTCATGACCTGAAGAAAGCGTGGAAGGTTGGTGTTCTGACTGCAGTCATCAAGCACATGTCTCCTGATATTGCAAAAATTCGCAAGCTTGTGAGGCAGTCCAAATGCCTTCAAGATAAAATGACAGCCAAGGAAAGTGCAACATGGCTTGCAATCATCAATCAAGAGGAGTCCTTGGCACGCGAGCTTTACCCTGATTATTGTCCCCCATTAGCCTCAGCTGGAGGCAGGGGATCTTTGAACCCCATCGATTGCAATGAGTATGATGTTGAAGGCGCCGAGGATGAGCAGAATTTTGATGTGGAAGACATGAAACCTGAGAATCTTCATGCATCCAATCTCGGGATGGACAGAATGAGGGTAAGACTGCCACTTCAGCAGCCTTCTTTTGCAATCAAGGGAGAGGCTGTAACAAACTTGGATTTCATGCGGAAACGGAAGATCTCTAGCGACTTCGACATGATGATGGATCAGAAAATTTACACCTGTGAACATCTACAATGTCCTTACGGTGAAGTTCGCCTTGGTTTTCAAGACAGGACTTCGAGGGACAATCATCAATTGAATTGTCCATACAGAGGAGCTTCTTCAAATTATGGCGGTCCAAATTTCCATGTTAATGAGGCAAAGCCAGTCATATTTCCCCAGTCCTTTGTTCAACCCAAATCGACTGCTCAGTCTGTTAATTTGGTTCCACCTTCAATTGATCTAACCGGGCTCGGAGTTCCTGAAGATGGCCAGAAAATGATTGGTGACCTCATGTCAGTCTATGATACAAATGTTCAAGGCAGCAAAAATCTAAGTTCCAGTAACCGTGTCGTTGCTGCAGAAAATCCGAACGTTCCACAGCCCAGCATTCAGCAGCAGCAGGGCATTCAGCAGCAACAGGGCAGTTTCTTTCGCGGTCACAGTGTCATTATGGAAGGAAACTTCTTTGAAGAAGCCAACATATCCACCAATCATCACATGTTTGCAAGAGAGGAAAATCAGTTTGACCGGTTCAAAGCTTTGAATTCTCCTTTTGAGGCCCCCCATCAAAGCAGCAACAATAATTTCCATTTGATGTTTGGGTCCCCTTGTGATTTGGCATCCTTTGATTTCAAGGAGGACATGCAACAAGGAGTAGGCATGGAGGCACATCAAAAACAGCCAGATATTTCAATTTGGTACCAGTGA
- the LOC130725473 gene encoding uncharacterized protein LOC130725473: protein MNGKAVRYKKNDKDRVRFDCKQEECGFLAYCSNVKGTSTYKIKTLDPKHTCGRTFKNRAATAKWIAKVIEDRMRNSSTVLQVKEIIHEMRTRYSVGVSWGTAWNARKIAKDVVEGDALKQYTMITSYAGELKRVNHENTAAIILRYNPTTLQPRFGCFYMCLEGCKSAFKQACRPFIGIDGCHLKTKYGGILLIVVGRDPNDQYFPLAFAVVEAECKESWRWFLNHLIRDIGDKRWVFISDKQKGLMQVFEEDFSGVEHRFCVRHLYANFKQKFGGGTEIRDLLMWASKATYKELWEEKMQQIKAINEDAYKWLMTIPTIHWCRHAFSFYPKCDVTMNNLSEAFNCTILVDRDKPVITMFEWIRKYLMNRFATLREKSKGWKGNVMPKPRKRLDREINYSGRWAATWVAQGLFQVEHAGFEDQFIVDIEKQTCTCNFWELNGIPCRHAVSCLSDRGLNPENYVHDYYKKTAYNTCYGHIISPINGENKWPKLQQDDILPPEIKKGPGRPKKLRRREPNEPDKKNTTKLRRGGSSYTCSRCHKKGHNQRKCPLPPPSEDALDDGHIEEENEPQQHDFSQVFGPSTQDVSPSAPSTQEAPPAANANANNQQQSPPPPLKAPTTRSKKQAAAPPQPAATATANNIQQAPPHARSRKQPAAPQPPQPAAAARATKPAAQPKKPVAAASNQRGKKRGADNEIGHWIPGEHASGTSGKGDKGKGKATVASQDQPKKRVIKRRWI, encoded by the exons ATGAATGGGAAGGCTGTGAGGTACAAGAAGAATGATAAGGATAGGGTGAGGTTTGATTGCAAGCAAGAAGAATGTGGCTTCCTTGCATACTGTTCCAATGTAAAAGGGACTTCAACATACAAGATTAAGACACTTGATCCTAAACACACATGTGGAAGAACATTCAAAAATAGGGCAGCAACAGCTAAATGGATTGCAAAGGTTATTGAGGACAGAATGAGAAATTCTAGTACAGTACTCCAAGTGAAGGAGATAATTCATGAGATGAGGACAAGATACAGTGTAGGTGTCAGCTGGGGGACTGCTTGGAATGCGAGAAAAATTGCTAAGGATGTTGTTGAGGGAGATGCCCTAAAGCAGTACACCATGATAACATCTTATGCAGGTGAGCTCAAGAGGGTGAATCATGAAAACACAGCAGCTATCATTCTGAGATATAATCCCACCACACTTCAGCCCAGATTTGGTTGTTTTTATATGTGTCTGGAGGGATGCAAATCTGCTTTTAAACAGGCATGCAGACCATTTATTGGAATTGATGGATGTCACCTCAAAACCAAATATGGTGGCATCCTTCTAATTGTTGTGGGAAGGGACCCAAATGATCAGTACTTCCCACTTGCATTTGCAGTGGTTGAAGCTGAGTGCAAGGAATCTTGGAGATGGTTTTTGAACCATTTGATCCGGGATATCGGTGACAAAAGATGGGTGTTCATCAGTGATAAGCAAAAG GGGTTAATGCAAGTGTTTGAGGAGGACTTTTCTGGTGTAGAGCACCGCTTTTGTGTGAGGCACTTGTATGCCAATTTCAAGCAGAAGTTTGGTGGAGGAACTGAGATTAGAGACCTTCTCATGTGGGCATCCAAAGCAACATACAAGGAGTTATGGGAGGAGAAAATGCAACAAATCAAAGCAATAAATGAAGATGCTTACAAGTGGCTGATGACTATCCCTACAATACATTGGTGCAGGCATGCTTTCTCTTTCTACCCTAAATGTGATGTAACCATGAATAATTTGTCTGAGGCTTTCAATTGTACCATTTTAGTTGATAGGGACAAACCTGTTATCACTATGTTTGAATGGATTAGAAAGTATTTAATGAACAGATTTGCTACTTTGAGAGAAAAAAGTAAAGGATGGAAGGGTAATGTGATGCCTAAACCTAGGAAGAGGCTAGATAGAGAGATAAATTATAGTGGTAGGTGGGCAGCAACTTGGGTTGCTCAAGGTCTATTTCAGGTTGAGCATGCTGGTTTTGAAGACCAATTCATAGTTGATATAGAGAAGCAAACATGTACCTGCAACTTTTGGGAATTAAATGGAATTCCCTGTAGACATGCTGTGTCTTGTCTCTCTGATAGGGGTCTTAATCCTGAAAATTATGTGCATGATTATTACAAAAAAACAGCTTATAACACTTGCTATGGGCACATTATCTCACCAATTAATGGTGAGAATAAATGGCCAAAGCTCCAACAAGATGACATCCTTCCTCCTGAGATTAAAAAAGGGCCTGGAAGGCCAAAAAAATTGAGGAGAAGGGAACCTAATGAACCAGATAAGAAAAACACAACCAAATTGAGAAGAGGAGGCAGTTCTTACACATGTAGTAGGTGTCACAAAAAAGGACACAACCAGAGGAAGTGCCCCTTGCCTCCACCATCTGAGGATGCTCTTGATGATGGTCACattgaagaagagaatgaaCCACAGCAACATGATTTCTCACAG GTATTTGGTCCTTCAACACAAGATGTGTCTCCTTCTGCTCCTTCAACACAAGAAGCTCCACCAGCTGCAAATGCAAATGCAAACAATCAACAACagtcacctccacctccactcaAAGCACCAACTACCAGATCCAAAAAGCAAGCTGCTGCACCTCCACAGCCAGCTGCAACTGCAACTGCAAACAACATACAACAAGCACCTCCACATGCCAGATCCAGAAAGCAACCTGCAGCACCTCAACCTCCACAACCAGCTGCAGCTGCCAGAGCAACAAAACCTGCTGCACAGCCCAAAAAACCTGTAGCTGCTGCTTCTAATCAAAGAGGAAAAAAGAGGGGAGCAGACAATGAGATAGGTCATTGGATTCCAGGAGAACATGCAAGTGGAACTTCTGGCAAAGGGGATAAGGGCAAGGGCAAGGCAACTGTTGCTAGTCAAGACCAACCAAAGAAGAGAGTTATCAAAAGGAGATGGATCTGA
- the LOC130724515 gene encoding ribose-phosphate pyrophosphokinase 4-like has product MASSAVAKSPKKSVNLFYSLDSQDLALKVAAHSTDITLQNIRWRSFADGFPNLFINNAEELRGEHVAFLASFSSPAQVFEQLSVIYALPRLFVASFTLVLPFFPTGSFERMEEEGDVATAFTLARMLSNIPVSRGGPTSLVIYDIHALQERFYFGDEVLPLFETGIPLLKQRLQLLPDADNVVIAFPDDGAWKRFHKQFDKYSVVVCTKVREGDKRIVRLKEGDVAGHHVVIVDDLVQSGSTLIECQKVLAANGAAKVSAYVTHGVFPNQSWERFTHKNGAVENAFAYFWITDSCPLTVKALANKAPFEVLSLAGSIANALQI; this is encoded by the exons ATGGCATCATCAGCAGTGGCGAAGTCTCCGAAGAAGTCAGTGAACCTCTTCTACTCCCTTGATTCCCAAGACCTTGCCCTCAAGGTTGCTGCTCACTCCACCGATATCACTCTCCAGAATATTAGATGGAG GTCTTTTGCTGATGGGTTCCCAAATCTATTTATAAATAACGCAGAGGAGCTTCGTGGTGAACATGTTGCCTTTTTGGCATCATTCAGCTCCCCAGCCCAAGTCTTTGAACAACTTTCTGTCATTTATGCACTCCCTCGCCTATTTGTTGCTTCCTTCACATTGGTATTGCCTTTTTTCCCAACCGGATCATTTGAGCGAATGGAAGAGGAAGGAGATGTAGCAACCGCCTTCACCCTTGCAAGGATGTTGTCCAATATTCCTGTTTCAAGAGGCGGCCCAACTAGTTTAGTCATATATGACATTCATGCCTTGCAG GAGAGGTTTTATTTTGGAGATGAGGTTTTGCCATTGTTTGAGACTGGTATTCCTCTGTTAAAGCAACGCTTGCAGCTGCTTCCTGATGCTGATAAT GTAGTTATTGCATTCCCCGACGATGGTGCATGGAAGCGATTCCACAAGCAGTTTGATAAATATTCAGTG GTTGTATGTACAAAGGTTCGTGAAGGTGACAAGAGGATAGTTCGGCTCAAGGAAGGCGACGTCGCTGGACATCATGTAGTCATTGTTGATGATTTGGTCCAATCTGGAAGCACCCTGATTGAGTGTCAG AAAGTGTTAGCAGCCAATGGCGCAGCAAAGGTGAGTGCCTATGTCACTCACGGCGTGTTCCCTAACCAATCATGGGAGCGATTTACTCATAAAAATG GAGCTGTGGAGAATGCATTTGCCTACTTCTGGATCACAGATTCTTGCCCACTTACTGTCAAAGCTTTAGCAAACAAAGCTCCTTTTGAAGTTTTGAGTCTAGCCGGGTCAATTGCTAATGCCCTGCAAATCTGA